One Engraulis encrasicolus isolate BLACKSEA-1 chromosome 4, IST_EnEncr_1.0, whole genome shotgun sequence genomic window, GATTTGGAGGCATCCTGAGCtgtggcatcacacacacagccgttGTGCCTCTTGATCTGGTCAAGTGTCGGCTACAGGTTGGTGTTTTTAAAACCCCTAACAACAACATTTAACGCGCTAGAGTTTGCGTAAGACATGCACTGTTCTGGGACAAGGTATTGTTGATGTTTGTCATTGATCCCTTTGGTATTTACACCCATCACTGTTGTAAAGGTCACGCATGTTGATATTGTGCCGTGAACATTGTGTGCCATACCCTCCAGTCTAACCTGTGAAGTGAATCTCACATGTTAGTGGTTCCTGCCTGCTGTTTTATCCCAATGAGTAGTGTTAGTAATTATTGGAAAAATAATTTGATATTAAGGTAGGTAATGTTTATCAAATTCATAAAATGCTTAATGATTGGACACACCAGAGCTGCACAAATGTTACATAATGCAATGTGTTTTGAATTCTAGGTGGACCCAGCCAAGTACAAAAGCATCTTCAATGGATTCTCGGTCACAATAAAGGAGGATGGTATGCGGGGTCTCGCTAAGGGCTGGGCACCAACCTTCATCGGCTACTCCATGCAGGGTCTCTGCAAGTTTGGCTTCTATGAGGTCTTCAAGATCTTCTACAGTGACCTGCTTGGCGAGGTGAGTTCCAATCCtataattgttgttgtttttattattaattgaTGTTTTGGTCTGGGTCCTATACATCAGTTTCGAAATGGATCTATTGAGTGTTGACCATGGATCGTTCACTGGAAGGCCCCCCTAACAAAATAGTGTTGCCGCACCATATCTAAAATTAAGACAATTTTCCATGATTGCAGTTTTACCTTTTCTTTTTACCTTACCATTTCTCCTGTTCTTCTGGCAaggcaaattctacctccaagctagcgtATAATTGCATCACATAAGACCAGGTAGAAGTTAGCGTGGTCCCACAAGATTCAATGATGGTTAGCTTGGAACCAGAAGCAACGTCACCAGACTGGAAGAACAGGAGCAAAGCAAAACtgaatcatttaactcaaggggaagtggACCTCAAAGCATGTGTTAAATGTATTCTCTAGGTGCCTGGGTAAATGGTATGTGGCCCTATCTGAATCTGacctcctcctgtcttctcccaCTCAGGAAAACACTTACTTGTGGAGGACTTCCCTCTACCTGGCTGCCTCTGCTAGCGCAGAGTTCTTCGCCGATATCGCCCTGGCCCCAATGGAGGCATGCAAAGTCCGTATCCAAACCCAGCCTGGCTACGCCAACACCCTGAGGGAGTGTGCCCCCAAGATGTACGGCGAGGAGGGCATTTGGGCGTAAGTGCACTTCAACCCCACTCATCTTTAGAAACTACGTCATCCACATTGGCACTTTTCTTAAATACCTGATATGCTAAGTTCTGGATAATGAGGCATTCCCAGCTAACAAGATGAATCTTGTTATAACCAAATTACTCGTGAATGGGCAGATGTTAAATGGATGCCTTGCcaagttagaaaaaaaaaaaatccttcagtGGCAGTGTTCCAACACGTTACTTAGATACCGAAACTAGTCTTGTGTTATCGGTAAGGTTTCATACACGTTCCTTAGATCCACCTCTGGGAGGCCGTCCTCCACAGCGCTGCCTGTCCTGTGTGGGCAGTGCAGGGTCTGTGGAGAGGCTTCCAGCAGCTTTGTGGCTGTACAGTTGGAGGTGCTTGAGTCATTGGCGTGTGAGATCAGTCTACCTGCACCTCTGGTCTCACAGCGGCACTGACCCCTTGCTGGAATTCATCAGTGCTGCAAGACCAGAGGGCGGACAACTAGAAGTCCTTACTGGCTACTCTATTCACCTTAttggtagggctgggcgattcaccctgaaaaaaaaaatctagatttttttcattaacaaactcgattcacgattcgattcaatacccccccccccccccccaaaaaaaaaaaacttgttgagctctctaggcccgtgtgtgtgtgtgtgtgtgtgtgtgtgtgtgtgtgtgtgtgtgtgtgtgagtgtgagtgtgagtgagagagaagtagGCTCggtttgtgtggcggtgcctctggtgtgtgtgtgagtgaagcctactcggactggaccagtttatatggacatggggtagcctatagcaggggttttcaaagtggggcctgggggggggggcgtgagaggatgccaggggggccgtggcagattggcagggaaaatatagcaaaattaattgaatgacctaagtagccaaaataaaccaaaaataggcttaaatcccaaaggaatattttttttctttacaatatttatgtattgtgctttctgtagtacctgaattgtcttaggaatacacaaactttatcaaggtgtgagactgggtgcacagaaaaaaatagtgtggcacgtcccatgtcagggggggcttagctgtatctacctgtatgtggagggctcatagtaaagtttgggaactccaggccaaaatagcctgatgtaatttatctcagaacattgctaatagaaatgaccaattgagattacattgaaacatctcagagaaagaacaaaaaatgtgaggggtaaaccctcaggcactgttgagatctgtcgtcacgtgccatccatccccacaatatattaatggtgcattatagtacagatgtatggaggctcttgtcccagatgcacaaatttagcaattgcctgctggtttcccatcagagcccatagtaatgcgtcgtctgaatacatgtcgatgcatctgaacactgctgcgttaacacagcgaaaacattttggagcaacaccctaaaacaatgcttacttcaagacggtaacgtttgcaagcctgagttgattagatatcgcgtttcatgcatttaatcagacatcagcgcattcgcacaggattagaactagttttacagctggtaatttctccagactgcaacaggtggtaaaactctcggcgaagtttaccgatatcgccgctatctttactgacatggcgcgttcagacgcggttactttaccacaagtctcctaactagtcctgtccgagtagggctttagagagaaggggagagagagcgcgcgagagacagagtgctccggttgcttgggtgggtgtgtcgtgtgtgtgtgtgtgtgagagagagagagaaattcctttcaactcacatatgttggttaagatcatacaggcgaggaagcagcgcatccaaaactttaagcatatgttgaacacctctcttctctgccgaataaattggaagcatatcgtagtaggtagttctaggctaattgcatccgtgattgctttccaccttgcgccactcttgtggtaggggtagagtagtttgtttagcattttctccgcgagatgttttcgtttcaaatattgaaacatgcctgtagtccggctgctacgacGTACAGCTTACGTTAcaacaacactgtcattcacaatttacaaagtggtaggttgtttaattcatcattggcaaaacgataggaggtagtgtcacctttttgaacaggagcccgtattcctcacccgtttcactatatttctgtcaaaccatttcactcaccacgtttgtttgtgcatgtaatgggggaggagacacagagactgCACTAGGTAGGATAGACCTACGTCTTTgccaagtggcgaacgtaatgcaatgcgctgtgcgcttggatacataaactgaccgatgatttttaaaaaaaatcgtatataacgcgatttctcaaaaaacaaatcgatttgacgttcaaactcgattttaaaatcacatcgattttttgcccaggcctacttATTGGTTACCCAGCTAACAGGCCCCTGCTAACTGACCTAGCTGCAAAGAATTGCTTGACTGTGGTCAAGAGCGACACGAGCGATGAAAGCAACAGGGAGTATGCCTGTTCAAAGCAGAATACAAGCATTTCGACACTCCAATTGGCTGCAACAGCCGTCGCTGAACCATATCATGTCTAATTAGCAGAATATTCAACTACTATACAAATTGTCGATAGAATTGCCTCTTGTCGCCCAATCACTTCTGTCGCCAGCAAatgaatacaaagtcaattacttccgtcccTCAAGTCGCGTCTGTATTTATGCCAATACAAGGATGCTGCCTTTTTGGTTGCAGTTACCAGTGCTAACTCATTCAGAAGGCCTATGGGCAGCCTTACTGGAACTAACAGACTGGAAAAGGTTGTGGGAGGATGGCAAACTTTGAAACGGGTAAGGATAGTGAACGTAGTAGCAAGGCAATTTTGGGCAATAAGGTGGATAAGACCCTGTCTGTCATAAACCAATATGCCAGTTCGGACAGTGgaccttttatttttttattaataaaatgagcaaatgtttttgtttgttgctcTGCGTGCTGCAGCTTCTACAAGGGTGTGGTGCCTCTGTGGATGAGGCAGATCCCCTACACCATGATGAAGTTCGCCTGCTTCGAGCGCACAGTGGAGCTGCTCTACAAGCATGTGGTGCCCAAGCCCCGCAGCGAGTGCAGCAAGGGAGAGCAGCTGATTGTGACCTTCGTCGCCGGTTACATCGGTACGTTTCCGCTAGCGCTTTACATTGAATTCATTTTTATACAATTTGCGTTGCCTAACTATGATGGCTTACTCTGTGCTACTGACTGCGAAAGGAGCTTCTCTTTGACATTATAACGAACTGAGATGTGACTTGAAAGTAGCAATTTAATTACTGGTAGAGGCTGTTGAAGTACTACTTGTTGCTAACCAACTGTTTTTCTGATTAATTGAATAAAACGTGGTCTGTCAATGTATGGCAGATAACATGGTTAGGTAACTAACTAACATAGTTAGTTTATAGCGCATGCAAGATGAAGCCTTTTCCCTTTTTCCCTTTCCCTTGAAATAAAAGAACAAAGTAGGAGTTT contains:
- the slc25a3b gene encoding solute carrier family 25 member 3b isoform X1 — its product is MYPTTLTQLARANPFSAPLFTLQKHEEPKQTPSINGQNRRLAAAAVEDVEVSCEFGSNKYYALCGFGGILSCGITHTAVVPLDLVKCRLQVDPAKYKSIFNGFSVTIKEDGMRGLAKGWAPTFIGYSMQGLCKFGFYEVFKIFYSDLLGEENTYLWRTSLYLAASASAEFFADIALAPMEACKVRIQTQPGYANTLRECAPKMYGEEGIWAFYKGVVPLWMRQIPYTMMKFACFERTVELLYKHVVPKPRSECSKGEQLIVTFVAGYIAGVFCAIVSHPADSVVSVLNKESGSTAVGVLKKLGPMGVWKGLVARIIMIGTLTALQWFIYDSVKVYFRLPRPPPPEMPESLKKKLGLTE